A genomic stretch from Caulobacter sp. FWC2 includes:
- a CDS encoding MarR family winged helix-turn-helix transcriptional regulator, giving the protein MTATVSPITSGAPEAPEAGVSLIDYVPYRLATASAAVSRLIARAYEDRFGLTIPQWRLMSVLAEGSLTQHTAVTRTAMDKVRVSRAAQELVVRRLVARTTVRSDRRSHTLELTAAGRRLFAEIAPLALAYEATLLAGLAPSEVAMFKRLLDHLETAAVQLTGGETISPP; this is encoded by the coding sequence ATGACCGCGACGGTCTCTCCGATCACGTCTGGCGCGCCCGAAGCGCCCGAGGCTGGTGTCAGCCTCATCGACTACGTGCCCTATCGCCTGGCCACGGCGTCGGCGGCGGTCAGCCGCCTGATCGCCCGCGCCTACGAGGACCGCTTCGGCCTGACCATCCCGCAGTGGCGGCTGATGTCGGTGCTGGCCGAGGGCTCTCTGACCCAGCACACCGCCGTCACCCGCACGGCGATGGACAAGGTCCGGGTCAGCCGCGCCGCGCAGGAACTGGTCGTCCGCCGCCTGGTGGCGCGTACGACGGTCCGCTCGGACCGCCGCTCGCACACCCTGGAACTCACCGCTGCTGGACGTCGCCTGTTCGCCGAGATCGCCCCGCTGGCCCTGGCCTATGAGGCGACCCTGCTGGCCGGCCTGGCCCCCAGCGAAGTGGCGATGTTCAAGCGCCTGCTGGACCACCTCGAAACCGCCGCCGTGCAACTGACCGGCGGCGAGACGATCAGCCCGCCGTAG